One Arthrobacter sp. B3I4 genomic window, GATCGGCAAAGCCACGATGGCGGAGAACTCCAGCGCTTTCTACGGCGTCTCGGTCAGGGCCGATACCGCCGCCATCAGCGTCGGCGCGGGCACCAACCTGCAAGACAACGTCGTGCTGCACGCCGACCCGGACTTCCCCTGCATGGTCGGGGCGCGGGTCAGCGTCGGCCACAGCGCCGTCGTTCACGGCTGCACGGTCGAGGACGACTGCCTGATCGGCATGAGTGCCACCATCCTCAACGGGGCGGTGATCGGCGCGGGCTCCCTCGTGGCGGCCGGCGCCGTCGTCCTCGAGGGCACGGTCGTCCCGCCGCGCTCACTGGTCGCCGGGGTGCCGGCGAAGGTGCGCCGGGAACTGAGTGATGAGGAGTTCGACGGCGTCCGGCACAACGCCGCGCACTACCAGGAACTCGCCCGCGCACACCGCGAACTGCACGCCTGACGTGGGCACGGCGACGGCTCCTCCCGGCGCGCCACGCTCGCCCCTGTTGCGTTAACTTCTTGACTACAAGCAGGTGATGGGGCACGCTTTCTTGCATGCCCTCACCAACGCGCTCAACGAGGAGCCGCACTAGAAACCCCGGGTCGCAGTCCGCCCTCCGGCATTTGAACCAGCAGCGAATCATCGAATGCCTGCTGGCAGGCCCCTCCACCCAGGCCGAACTGGCCCGGCAGACCGGCCTCTCCACGGCCACGGTGTCAAACATCGTCAAGATCATGCAGGACGCGGGGCTGGCGTCGACGGAGCCCACCACCAGCTCCGGACGCCGGGCGCTGAACGTCCGGCTCAACAGCAACGGCGCCGTCGCGGTCGGCATTGACTTCGGCCGGCGCCACCTCCGGGTAGTGCTCGCCTCGCTCAGCTACCACGTCCTGGCGGAGGAACTGGTCCTGCTCCCCCTGGGCCACCACGCGGAGGAGGGCATCGCCGCCGCCGTCGCCGTGCTGGACCGGCTGCTGGCCACAAGCGGGGTGGAACGCAGCGCCCTGGTGGGTGCCGGCGTCGGCATCCCCGGGCCCATCGACCGCCGCACCGGCACCGTCGCACAGGGCGCCATCCTGCCCGAATGGGTGGGTATCAACATCCTCAAACGGCTCGAAGAAGCGCTGGAACTGCCGGTCTTTGTCGACAACGACGCCAACCTGGGGGCCTTGTCCGAGGTCACCTGGGGCCCGCACGGCGGGGTCAGCAACCTCTTGTTCCTCAAGATCGGCTCCGGCATCGGTGCCGGGCTGATCCTGAACGGCATGCCCTACTACGGCAACGTCGGCATCACCGGCGAAATCGGCCACGCCACGATTCACGAACACGGCCTGGTCTGCCGCTGCGGAAACCGCGGCTGCCTGGAAACCATCGCCTCCACCACGACCATGCTCGAACTCCTTGGCCGCGGCGAGGACAAGCCGCTGACCAGCGAGGACATCGTCCGCAAGGCCCTGGCGCGCGACTCCGCGACGCTTCGGGTGGTGGACGACGCCGGCCTCGCCGCCGGGCGCGCGCTGGGCAACGTCGCCAACCTTATCAACCCGGAAGTGATCGTCGTCGGCGGCCCGCTGGCCGGGCTGGGCGAGCTGTTGCTGGACCCGATCCGGCGCGGCCTGGTCCGGCACGCCGTTCCCGTTATCGGCGACACCACCACGCTCACCATGTCCTCGCTCGGCGACCGGGCCGAGGCACTCGGGGCAACTTCCCTGGTGTTCCAGCACGCCGGAATCCGGCGCAGCTGACGAAGCCGTTACCGGGCCGTTGCGTTAAAGACTTGACGACAATGGCGTGATCCAGTTTACTTTTCCATCAGACGGCCCTGCGGTTTGCAGGGGCGGACAACGAAGTCATGCATTGGAGGCGTAAGGGCAGATGACGTCCCTCAACACGCACAGCGATCCCGTAATCCTCGAGATGCGCTCCATCACCAAAGAGTTCCCCGGCGTTAAAGCATTGGCCGAGGTGAACCTCCGGGTGAAAGCCGGCGAGATCCACGCCATCTGCGGCGAAAACGGCGCCGGAAAATCAACCCTCATGAAGGTGCTCTCCGGCGTTTACCCCTACGGCAGCTACACGGGCGACATCGTCTACCAAAGCGAAGTCCAGCAGTTCAAGGACATCCGGGCCAGCGAGCACGCCGGCATCGTGATCATCCACCAGGAACTGGCGCTCATCCCGGAACTGTCCATCATGGAGAACATCTTCCTGGGCAACGAACCGACAAAACGCGGCATGATCGACTGGGCCGAGGCCCGGATCCGCTCCACCGAGCTGCTCGCCCGGGTGGGCCTCCGCGAAGACCCGGACACCCCGATCAAGGAAATCGGCGTCGGCAAGCAGCAGCTCGTCGAAATCGCCAAGGCTCTCAACAAGTCCGTCAAGCTCCTGATCCTGGACGAGCCCACCGCCGCCCTGAACGAATCCGACTCCCAGCACCTGCTGGACCTGATCCTGGGCCTCAAGGGCCGCGGCATCACCTCAATCATCATTTCGCACAAGCTCAACGAGATCGAGCAGATCGCCGACTCCATCACCATCATCCGCGACGGCAAATCGATCGAGACCCTCGACGTCAAGGCCGACGGCGTCGACGAGGACCGCATCATCAAGGGCATGGTGGGCCGGACCCTGGAATCCCGCTTCCCGGAGCACGAGCCCAAGATCGGCGAAACCTTCTTCGAGGTCAAGAACTGGAATGTGGGACATCCCCAGATCCAGGACCGGCTGGTCTGCAAGAACTCCAGCTTCTTCGTCCGGCGCGGTGAGATCGTCGGCTTCGCCGGCCTGATGGGTGCCGGGCGCACCGAGCTCGCCAGGTCGCTCTTCGGCCGCTCCTACGGCCGCTTCATCTC contains:
- a CDS encoding ROK family transcriptional regulator gives rise to the protein MPSPTRSTRSRTRNPGSQSALRHLNQQRIIECLLAGPSTQAELARQTGLSTATVSNIVKIMQDAGLASTEPTTSSGRRALNVRLNSNGAVAVGIDFGRRHLRVVLASLSYHVLAEELVLLPLGHHAEEGIAAAVAVLDRLLATSGVERSALVGAGVGIPGPIDRRTGTVAQGAILPEWVGINILKRLEEALELPVFVDNDANLGALSEVTWGPHGGVSNLLFLKIGSGIGAGLILNGMPYYGNVGITGEIGHATIHEHGLVCRCGNRGCLETIASTTTMLELLGRGEDKPLTSEDIVRKALARDSATLRVVDDAGLAAGRALGNVANLINPEVIVVGGPLAGLGELLLDPIRRGLVRHAVPVIGDTTTLTMSSLGDRAEALGATSLVFQHAGIRRS
- the mmsA gene encoding multiple monosaccharide ABC transporter ATP-binding protein translates to MTSLNTHSDPVILEMRSITKEFPGVKALAEVNLRVKAGEIHAICGENGAGKSTLMKVLSGVYPYGSYTGDIVYQSEVQQFKDIRASEHAGIVIIHQELALIPELSIMENIFLGNEPTKRGMIDWAEARIRSTELLARVGLREDPDTPIKEIGVGKQQLVEIAKALNKSVKLLILDEPTAALNESDSQHLLDLILGLKGRGITSIIISHKLNEIEQIADSITIIRDGKSIETLDVKADGVDEDRIIKGMVGRTLESRFPEHEPKIGETFFEVKNWNVGHPQIQDRLVCKNSSFFVRRGEIVGFAGLMGAGRTELARSLFGRSYGRFISGHVYKNGKELHLKTVKQAIDAGLGYVTEDRKSLGLNLLDDIKATTVSAALKKISKHNVVDADKEFTVAEQYRKSLRTKTPSVEEGVAKLSGGNQQKVVLAKWMFTDPDLLILDEPTRGIDVGAKYEIYGIIQQLANQGKGVIVISSELPELLGLSDRIYTIFEGAITGVLTKEEASQESLMKLMTSARKIA
- a CDS encoding gamma carbonic anhydrase family protein — encoded protein: MTPVYAFAGDTPVIHDSAFIAPSASVIGKATMAENSSAFYGVSVRADTAAISVGAGTNLQDNVVLHADPDFPCMVGARVSVGHSAVVHGCTVEDDCLIGMSATILNGAVIGAGSLVAAGAVVLEGTVVPPRSLVAGVPAKVRRELSDEEFDGVRHNAAHYQELARAHRELHA